In the genome of Stegostoma tigrinum isolate sSteTig4 chromosome 29, sSteTig4.hap1, whole genome shotgun sequence, one region contains:
- the cacfd1 gene encoding calcium channel flower homolog isoform X1, producing the protein MSDAGSGFAEPGSDDGPRPAPGSGTGDPMTWWYRWLCRIVGVLGGVSCAVAGLWNCVTIDPLNIAAGVWMVLNAFVLFLCEAPFCCQFIEFANAVSARADKLRYWQKALFYCGMAIFPIFLRFSITTLFGNAIAFASGVLYGLASLGKKGDAVSYARLQDRRAADEEKQSGMLHGESAEQ; encoded by the exons ATGTCGGATGCGGGGAGTGGGTTCGCGGAGCCCGGGTCTGACGATGGGCCGAGGCCTGCGCCCGGGTCAGGTACCGGGGACCCCATGACCTGGTGGTACCGCTGGCTGTGCCGGATCGTGGGGGTACTCGGCGGAGTGT CATGTGCAGTGGCTGGCCTTTGGAACTGTGTAACCATCGATCCCCTCAACATTGCAGCTGGGGTCTGGATGGT GCTGAATGCGTTTGTCCTCTTCCTCTGTGAAGCTCCGTTTTGCTGCCAGTTTATTGAGTTTGCAAATGCTGTGTCAGCGAGGGCTGATAAACTCCGATATTGGCAGAAGGCACTCTTCTACTGCGG GATGGCGATTTTCCCAATATTCCTGAGATTTTCAATCACTACGCTGTTTGGGAATGCAATTGCTTTTGCATCAGGTGTGCTTTATGGACTCGCATCTCTTGGTAAAAA GGGCGATGCTGTTTCCTATGCCAGGCTCCAGGACAGAAGAGCGGCCGATGAGGAGAAACAGTCGGGAATGCTCCATGGCGAGTCAGCGGAACAATAA
- the cacfd1 gene encoding calcium channel flower homolog isoform X4, producing the protein MSDAGSGFAEPGSDDGPRPAPGSGTGDPMTWWYRWLCRIVGVLGGVSCAVAGLWNCVTIDPLNIAAGVWMVLNAFVLFLCEAPFCCQFIEFANAVSARADKLRYWQKALFYCGGDAVSYARLQDRRAADEEKQSGMLHGESAEQ; encoded by the exons ATGTCGGATGCGGGGAGTGGGTTCGCGGAGCCCGGGTCTGACGATGGGCCGAGGCCTGCGCCCGGGTCAGGTACCGGGGACCCCATGACCTGGTGGTACCGCTGGCTGTGCCGGATCGTGGGGGTACTCGGCGGAGTGT CATGTGCAGTGGCTGGCCTTTGGAACTGTGTAACCATCGATCCCCTCAACATTGCAGCTGGGGTCTGGATGGT GCTGAATGCGTTTGTCCTCTTCCTCTGTGAAGCTCCGTTTTGCTGCCAGTTTATTGAGTTTGCAAATGCTGTGTCAGCGAGGGCTGATAAACTCCGATATTGGCAGAAGGCACTCTTCTACTGCGG GGGCGATGCTGTTTCCTATGCCAGGCTCCAGGACAGAAGAGCGGCCGATGAGGAGAAACAGTCGGGAATGCTCCATGGCGAGTCAGCGGAACAATAA
- the cacfd1 gene encoding calcium channel flower homolog isoform X3, producing the protein MSDAGSGFAEPGSDDGPRPAPGSGTGDPMTWWYRWLCRIVGVLGGVSCAVAGLWNCVTIDPLNIAAGVWMVLNAFVLFLCEAPFCCQFIEFANAVSARADKLRYWQKALFYCGMAIFPIFLRFSITTLFGNAIAFASGVLYGLASLGKK; encoded by the exons ATGTCGGATGCGGGGAGTGGGTTCGCGGAGCCCGGGTCTGACGATGGGCCGAGGCCTGCGCCCGGGTCAGGTACCGGGGACCCCATGACCTGGTGGTACCGCTGGCTGTGCCGGATCGTGGGGGTACTCGGCGGAGTGT CATGTGCAGTGGCTGGCCTTTGGAACTGTGTAACCATCGATCCCCTCAACATTGCAGCTGGGGTCTGGATGGT GCTGAATGCGTTTGTCCTCTTCCTCTGTGAAGCTCCGTTTTGCTGCCAGTTTATTGAGTTTGCAAATGCTGTGTCAGCGAGGGCTGATAAACTCCGATATTGGCAGAAGGCACTCTTCTACTGCGG GATGGCGATTTTCCCAATATTCCTGAGATTTTCAATCACTACGCTGTTTGGGAATGCAATTGCTTTTGCATCAGGTGTGCTTTATGGACTCGCATCTCTTGGTAAAAAGTGA
- the cacfd1 gene encoding calcium channel flower homolog isoform X2, giving the protein MSDAGSGFAEPGSDDGPRPAPGSGTGDPMTWWYRWLCRIVGVLGGVSCAVAGLWNCVTIDPLNIAAGVWMVLNAFVLFLCEAPFCCQFIEFANAVSARADKLRYWQKALFYCGMAIFPIFLRFSITTLFGNAIAFASGVLYGLASLGKKLQDRRAADEEKQSGMLHGESAEQ; this is encoded by the exons ATGTCGGATGCGGGGAGTGGGTTCGCGGAGCCCGGGTCTGACGATGGGCCGAGGCCTGCGCCCGGGTCAGGTACCGGGGACCCCATGACCTGGTGGTACCGCTGGCTGTGCCGGATCGTGGGGGTACTCGGCGGAGTGT CATGTGCAGTGGCTGGCCTTTGGAACTGTGTAACCATCGATCCCCTCAACATTGCAGCTGGGGTCTGGATGGT GCTGAATGCGTTTGTCCTCTTCCTCTGTGAAGCTCCGTTTTGCTGCCAGTTTATTGAGTTTGCAAATGCTGTGTCAGCGAGGGCTGATAAACTCCGATATTGGCAGAAGGCACTCTTCTACTGCGG GATGGCGATTTTCCCAATATTCCTGAGATTTTCAATCACTACGCTGTTTGGGAATGCAATTGCTTTTGCATCAGGTGTGCTTTATGGACTCGCATCTCTTGGTAAAAA GCTCCAGGACAGAAGAGCGGCCGATGAGGAGAAACAGTCGGGAATGCTCCATGGCGAGTCAGCGGAACAATAA